In Nicotiana tabacum cultivar K326 chromosome 19, ASM71507v2, whole genome shotgun sequence, one DNA window encodes the following:
- the LOC142173450 gene encoding putative xyloglucan endotransglucosylase/hydrolase protein 1, with the protein MASFLMNIVTSLILLFIVRPSNADISFNNSYEPSWGENHLSIINQGTEVTLLLDNSSGVGFKSKLLYESGLFVIRMKLPDKKTGGVITSFYLTSQLDGSPPGTHDEIDFEFLGTEGKLQTNVFANDWGFREQIFQLPFDPSQDFHTYQILYNPFQIVFFIDDIPIREFMNLKVKANVNYPTSAMQIEASVWYSNRSSWAGGIDWSLAPFIAHYQYFKISGCFPQPGNDCSSPVNQPWNRFKVLSPQQRQKMANFRKQYMTFDYCVPGFVQFPECSFNNS; encoded by the exons ATGGCTTCTTTTCTGATGAATATTGTTACTAGTCTTATACTTCTCTTCATTGTAAGGCCTTCTAATGCTGATATTAGCTTCAACAACAGCTACGAACCATCATGGGGAGAAAACCATTTATCCATCATTAACCAAGGAACTGAAGTAACACTTCTTTTAGACAACTCCTCAG GAGTTGGTTTTAAGTCCAAATTACTATATGAATCTGGATTATTTGTAATCAGGATGAAGTTACCAGACAAGAAAACTGGAGGAGTTATCACATCTTTCTAT CTAACCTCACAACTAGATGGTTCACCACCAGGGACCCACGATGAGATCGATTTCGAGTTTCTGGGTACAGAAGGGAAACTACAAACCAATGTATTTGCTAATGATTGGGGATTTAGAGAACAAATATTTCAACTTCCCTTTGATCCTTCACAAGATTTTCACACCTATCAAATTCTCTACAATCCATTCCAAATAGT TTTCTTCATAGATGATATACCAATAAGGGAATTCATGAACCTCAAAGTCAAAGCAAATGTAAATTACCCGACAAGTGCAATGCAGATAGAGGCAAGCGTATGGTACTCAAACAGAAGTAGTTGGGCTGGAGGTATTGACTGGAGTTTAGCACCATTTATAGCTCACTATCAATACTTCAAAATTTCAGGTTGTTTTCCACAACCTGGGAATGATTGTTCTTCACCAGTTAACCAGCCATGGAACAGATTTAAGGTTCTCAGCCCTCAACAGAGACAAAAAATGGCCAATTTTAGAAAACAGTACATGACTTTTGATTATTGTGTCCCAGGCTTTGTTCAGTTCCCAGAATGTTCTTTTAATAATTCTTAG